Proteins from one Candidatus Atribacteria bacterium ADurb.Bin276 genomic window:
- a CDS encoding HEPN domain protein gives MPERSQDWYKQALRDLEQAVDSQKLGRHEWACFAAQQAAEKVVKALHLKNRQEAWGHVVSRLLHELPNSIEIPELLIEKARVLDNYYIPARYPNGHPESAHFEHYDVLQSSEAIQYASEIIEFIGHQIAR, from the coding sequence ATGCCAGAGCGTTCCCAGGATTGGTATAAGCAGGCTCTTCGAGATTTAGAACAAGCCGTTGATTCTCAAAAGTTAGGCCGCCATGAATGGGCGTGTTTTGCAGCCCAACAAGCCGCTGAAAAAGTAGTAAAAGCTCTTCATTTAAAAAACCGTCAAGAAGCCTGGGGACATGTTGTCTCTCGCCTTCTTCACGAGCTTCCTAATTCAATAGAAATTCCAGAGCTGCTTATTGAGAAAGCTCGAGTTCTTGATAATTATTATATCCCCGCTCGTTATCCCAATGGCCATCCTGAGAGTGCTCATTTTGAGCATTATGATGTTTTGCAAAGCTCGGAGGCAATTCAATATGCCAGTGAGATCATTGAATTCATCGGTCATCAAATAGCCAGATGA